A region of the Rickettsiales bacterium Ac37b genome:
AAAAAAGCTAAGTCATAATAAAATTTATGTTACTAGGGTTCTTAGCACCTAATTTTGGATCAGTTCATGTTTAAGTAAGTATGTGTGCATAATAGCCAAGAATATAATATATTTAACTTCTCCCTATTTGAAGAAGTCGTGAAAAACTTCAGTTTTTAAGCGGATGAGGGGGTATATTAAATAATTAGATCTATTAAACCCTCACCCTTGGAAAGCAAAGCTTTCCAAGACCTCTCCCTAGATGTACAATTTCAAGGGTTGATGGAAGAAAAAAAGAGTATATAATAAGAGCTAGGGATATAATTAATTTGGAGGAATTGTGGGACAAATATTACATGGCTGCGCCACGACTACGCACGCAATTAGAAAAGAATTACAGCGATCGCAAGCTACGATCAAAGAATTAAGTGAACAATATAATATTAACCCTAAAACTGTGATAAAATGGCGTCAAAGAAAAGAAGAAGGAGTAGAAGATCGCTCTAATGCTCCTAAAAAAGCAACTACTATTTTGAAGCCCGAAGATGAAGCTTTGATTATTGCTTTTCGTAAGTCTACGCAATTACCTTTGGATGATTGCTTTGATGCACTTATTAAAGAAATACCTTATTTAACTCGTTCAAATCTTTACCGATGCCTTAAACGGTACGGTTTATCTTGTTTACCCAAAGAAGATAATATCAAAGAGAAGAAGAAATTTAAGGCTTATGAAATAGGATTTATGCATCTTGATATCACAGAAGTAAGAATTGGTGAGGGAAAATTTTACATATTTGTGGCAATATGTAGAGTGAGTAAATTTGCTTATGTTGAGCTGCATAATAATAGCAATGGCGATACTACAGTTAATTTTCTTGATAACTTGGTAAGTAGCTGTCCCTTTAAGATACATACCATATTAACTGATAATGGTGTTCAATTTGCTTACAATGGTTTAGCCAGGTACAGAGCTCCTAAAGCAAGACATAGATTTGATCTAAAATGTAAAGATTACGGTATCAGGCATCGCACAACAAGGCCTTATAGTCCAAGTACCAATGGTCAAGTAGAAAGAATGAATAGGACTATAAAAGAAGCTACTACTAAGAAGTATCATTATACTAGTAGAGAAGAGTTAGATAGTCATCTACAAGCTTTTGTTATGGCTTATAATTATGCTAAAAGGCTTTCTTCTATTGCTAGAAAAACGCCTTTTGAAATGATCTTGACTTGTTACACACAAAATGCTAATAATTTTAGAATTAATCCTAACCATCAACTACTGAAACCGTACACCTAGGATTTCTAATAATGTTTTCCAGAATAATAGTAGCAAAAGTGTCCCCTACTTTTTTGTTTATTATTGATAATACGAGTACTTACTCAATTTTTTAATGCTCGGGGATGAAACTTATTATAAAGTGTCATAAGACGCTCTGAATCAACACTGGTATAACGCTGCGTTGTCGAAAGGCTGCTGTGCCCAAGTAGTTCTTGAATTGATTTTAGGTCTGCACCTTTAGCCAAAAGATGAGAAGCAAAACTATGCCTGAAACTATGAGGTGTCATATTTTCTGGTAAATTCATTTGATTCCTAACTTGCCTTATATATCTTTGAAATACTCCAGGATTTAAAGTTTTTCCCTGTAATCCTCTAAAAATTTTATCTTCCTCCTCAATTTGATAGGGACAAAATTTTAAATACTCCTCTATGGATTCTTTTACAATACTGAGCATTGGTATAATTCTTTCACGCTCACGTTTTCCTTTAATAATCAAATTATCGTTATATAATTGTTTTTTAGTAACAGATAAAGCCTCTGCAATGCGCAGTCCGCACCCATAAATTAATATTAACAATGCTAAATCTCGCTTAATAATCCAGGTACCATCATCCTCTCCCACAAAATTTAAAATATTTTTCATTTGATCTTGAGTCAATGCTCTTGGTAAGGGAGCAGACCTTTTAGGAGTACGCATATTAAACATAATTTCATTGTCTAATAACTTGTTCTTATATAAATACTTAAAAAAACTACGTATTGAAGCCAAATTTCTGGCTAATGAGCTAGTTGAATGATTGTCTTTTCTACGCATAGCTAAAAATGACCTTACATCTGATACAGTAATAGCTTGTAAATTTTCTATCGTGATAACACTATTAAAATGTGTATTCAAAAAAACTAAAAAACACACAAGATCATTACTATAAGCTTTTAAGGTATGACGAGAATATACTCTTTCATCACGTAAATAGTTACACCATTTTAAGTATAAATCTTGGACTTCACTTTCCATAGAATATTGATCCATCTGCTATATACCTTTGATAAATGAAAACTAGCAAAATAACTTTTTAGTTCAAGCGAAGAGTCGAAACTTACCAAGTTAATAATTTGCTAGTATTTTTCATAATACTATATTTTACATCTCTAAAGCTAACTACTTATAGTGATATATACCACACCATACTAAAAATCTGGTAAAACAACTATATATTCTTTTATTATTTTTTTCCAAAATTATCTTTAATTCATATAGAATAAAATTTATGTTAAATTATTAGCTAAATATATCTCCATAATATATTTTTATTTTCACTATTAATTAACCCTTGGTTAATAACATATATTATATATCAATAGTTTAGGAGAAAACTAATTCATGGGAATCAAATTATACAAAGAACTAACTCCTGTTATTTCTCATTATTTACTTGGAATTACAGAACTGAAGTTATATGATCCTGAAATCATTAGATTATACTCTAATGAATCCCCTCTTGGTCCAAGTGTTCAAGCTATAGAAGCATATACAAAAAGTAGCGCTCAAATACATCTATATCCTGATAATCTCTCTTCTACACTACGCAATGCCATAGCAAAAGCTCATGGCTTAGTAGCAGAATATGTAATATGCGGAGCCGGAATTACCGAATTATTAGAATTAATAGTAAAATGTTTTGCCGGTCCTGGAGATGAGGTATTGTATAGTCAATATGGTTTTTTATTATATCCAATTGTAGCATTAAAAGTTGGTGCTATACCCATTACAGCTCCTGAAATAAATCTTAAAACAGATGTTAACTCTATCTTGTCTTACACTACTCAAAATACCAAAATAGTCATAATTGCTAATCCTAATAATCCAACAGGCAGTTATTTAACCACTGAAGAAATGCTCTATTTGCGTAAAAATCTACCCGAGAATGTTTTACTAATAATAGATAATGCCTATAGTGAATATGTTGAAAAAGAGGATTTTAGTGATGCTATTGAATTAGTAAAACAAAATCCTACTAACACTATAATGTTACGTAGTTTTTCAAAAATTTATGGATTAGCAGGACTACGTTTAGGATGGGCCTATTGCGATAATTCTATTATAGAAACTCTAAATACCATGAAAAATCCTTATAGTATTTCTAACAGCGCTGCTGAATCTGGGATTGCCGCCCTCAAAGATTTAGCGCATATAGAAGCAAGTTTTAACCATAACGCCACTTATTTATCATGGATCACAGAACAATTACAATCCATTGGTTTAAAGGTACATCCTAGCGTAGCTAATTTTGTCTTAGTTGAATTTCCACTTGATCCTAAAAAAAATGCAGAACAAGCAGATAATTATCTAAAAAGTAATGGTATTATGGTAAGAAGCCTTGAAAGATATGCCTTAAATCACTGCATACGCTTAAGTATTGGTAAAAAAGAAGAATTAGAAAAAGTAGCACAAGTACTTAAAGAATTTATGAGTTTTTAAATAATAATATATAAATATAGGTAAATAGCTTAGTAGTGTCTAAATAACTACTTGCAAATGTAAAATACAGTGATATTTTTACTAAATATCCTCTCATATTTGCAATATATTAGTTTATTTAGTAGATTTATTATATAATTGTAAGAGTATAGTATGATCGGTTTTATAAAGAAATTACTAAAACAAAATTTGGATCCACTTAAATCAGAACAAATGCAAGCATTTTCAGTAGAAGCAGATTATGAAAAGGATTTTCCAAACTATTATAAAGAACATTTGGAACCCTACTTTAAGGAATATTTTTCCCAAAAATTTAAAACTTTATAATAGACTGTTATATAATGCTTTAAATATAGCAGTAATATCGTTTATTATTACTTTAATAATTATATTTACTCCATTGCGTAATTACTACAATATAATAGCTTCGTGGTTTGACCACACCATGGCTTCTTATACTATTTGGTGGTATGGATTACCAAAATGGATACAAATAATTTTTCCTTCTAAATTAGTAATTTGGTCCTTTCCTCATCCTTTAACGTTAGAATTATTAATATTATTTTTTATCAGTCTTTATTTATTTGTATCTTTGCTTAGAACCAGAGTTTCTATTAAAGAAAAAATTCTCCTACCTATTTATGAATATATGGGAGATTTTTTTTACAGTACTCAAAACTCTATACAAAATGAAATATTCTATAATGCTCTGATACTTCCATCTCATGATCAAATTTCATTTTCAAATGGTAGTATTATTGCTAATTATCCTGATGCTAGAATAGAAATTGTAGAAACCTCTCTTTTAATACAAGACCCTGATTCAAGATTTAAACCTAGTACTCCAACATTTATAGGTTTACTCATTGCAGTTAACTTTCCTAAAGGAATTTCTATAAAAGGGCACCATCTATTTACGAGCAGTGTACCTAACTGGCTAACTCAATTGCTTGCAAAAGAACAAAAACTTTCTAAATATGGTTATAGTGGAACCTCAGAATTATACTCTAGCGATATAGAAGAAATTAAAAAAATTGACCCTAACGGCTTACTAAATACCATAGATGAAATAGCTAAAATTGTTGCAAGCAATAACAGAAATAAAAAAGCTTTTTATTTAGATGATAAAATTGTATCATTCCTAAAAAGAAAAAAATCTATCTCTTTACTAGAAAATATAGATAAATTAATACAATGTGCTATTTATGAACAAAAATTATTTATAATGATACCATCAAATAAAGAATTGTTATTAACACAATCAATTTTTGATCATGATTCAAATAAATATAACCAAGATATACATATTATTTTAGCGACGTTATATTTAACTTTCTTATTTATAAAACATATTAATGCAGAACCAAACTATGAATAGATTTATATTAATTTTTACTTATATTATATCGTCTTATATATTCTATATACCAGTATCTTTAGCAGCAAATCAAACTAATGGTATTACCTTTACTCAAAATAATGACATTCTAAAAAGAGCAGCATTATATCTAAATTCTTTAACTACGCTTGTTGCTGATTTTCATCAGGTATCACCAAATGGAGAAATTTCAAATGGTAAATTTTTTCTATCTCGACCAGGTAAATTAAGAATTCAGTATAATCCTCCTGTACCTATTGTAATGACCATTAATGGCTCTTTAATATCTTATTATGATTATGAGTTAGATCAATTAAGTCATAGTACTGCTCATGATAATCTAGCTAGTTTTTTAACCCGTAAAAATATTTCATTTTTCTCTTCAGATATTAAAGTCAAAATGGTAGATAAATCGAAAGGGCTTATACGTATTAAACTCACGAAAGCTAATAAATCTAAGGATGGAGAACTAACTCTTATTTTTAATGACTATCCTTTTACATTAAAAAAATTAGACATTACTGATGCTGAAGGCAATACTACCTCCGTGTCACTATCTAACACTAACTTTGGCACTAAAATTGATAGTAAATTGTTTGTACTAACTAAAAAAGCAAAATACTAGGGTGCTAAGAACCCTAGTAATTATTTACATACTCTGTCTAAATTTTTCTTTTGATGTTTCCCGTGAAGCAATTATAGATTGTATTTTATTATGACCATTTTTATTATAAGGTAATTCATTATCTATATATAGCTTAGGTCTTTCATCAGAAATATTTTTCTTTAATTGCTCATACTTCTCATTTATTTCTTGTAGTTCTTCGTGTAAATAATCTAACGCATCTATGGCATACATACATTGCTGTTTTATAATATTATATATCAATTTAAAATCTTTATTTTCCTGGTCTATTATTTCTAAAATATTATTTACCTTCGCAGATAAAATCTGAAACTTATTAAAATCATCTTCAAGTAATATAGTATTTTTAATAGTTTGAAAAAGTAGTTTTCTAGTATGATCATCAACCAGTAATAAAGATAATATAGTAAATTAAGTTGATAAAGACATGATATATGATATATTAAAAAGCTCATAAACCCAAAACAGTAGAAGCAATGGCATATTCCTTAGATTTACGTAAAAAAGTAATTCACTATGTTAATAAAGGTTATACCAGAGAAGAAGCTGCAAGAATTTTTGGCATAGGTGAAAGAACAATTTATAGATGGTTATCGAGATCGAAATCCGGGAATTTAGCAGCCACACGAGCAGCTAAGCCATGGAAGAAGCTTGATCCAATCAAATTATTAAACGAGGTGTCTAAAAACAGCAATTGGCTATTATCTGATTTTGCAAAGGTTTTTAATGTGTCTACAGCTGCTATCTGTTTGGCATTCAAGACTTTGGGGATCACACGAAAAAAAAGACCACACTCTATCGTGAACGGGATGAAGCAAAACGGCAATTATTTTTGGCAGCTATCGCAAACTATAAAGCGGAAGATATAGTTTATATTGATGAGAGTGGAATTGATAGCTATTTGTACTATTCTTGGGGATACAGTCTCAGAGGAAGTAAAGTTTATGGTGATATCTCAGGTAAAAAACATGATTGAGAAAGCTTTATTGCAGGTAAGGTTGGGAAGAAAATTATTGCGCCAATGTGTTTCAAGGGCACATGTAATACAGAAGTTTTTAACGAGTGGGTTAGTCAGTGTTTGGTGCCCGAACTAAGATTTGGTCAAGTTGTAATACTTGATAATGCAACGTTCCATAAGTCAGCTAGAACTAGGAATTTAATAGAAGATATAGGCTGTAAACTTTTATTCTTACCACCTTACTCTCCTGATCTCAACCCAATTGAAAAATATTGGGCTCATTTAAAAGCTAAAATCAAACCTATCATTACTAATTTTAATAACCTTAGCGATGCTATTGATTATGGCTTCTCTATGCCATTCTCAACTTAATTGACTATAGTTTAGAAGCTGTAAAATATCTGGCAGATAAAGGCGCTACTCTAGATAGTTTAGATAGATATGAAATGGAGCCTTTATATTATGCTATTGCCCTGAAAAGAAAGGATTTAATAAAGGTGTTAATTACAAAAGGGGCAGAATTTACGGAAGAAATTAAAAAATATGTGTCTGATAATATGGGTAAAGATTTCTGTAAAGAACTTGAAGGTTTAACAACCAAAGATAAAAAAAGTACAGAAAGTGATTATAATACATTTAGTAAATTACTAGCCTTTATGCCAGCCTTTGATAAGTTGCAAGATATAATTTTAGAAAAAACTCTTAATAGAAGGTCATCTGCTATATTTTTAGAAAAAATTATTTCCAAGGTAGTAAATTATATAACTAGTGAGGAAGTAAGCGCAAGCACTAGTCATGACCTCAGCCAAGCAGCATTACTTATATATAATAATCGTCAAATAGCTCCTCATTCTTCAACTGCCATACAAAAAATTCTGAAAGAGGGTGTAAAAGCAAATTTACCTACAATCATGAGTTATGATACTCAAATGACGCATCTTGAAAAATATATAAAAGAATCAAGTGTAAGAGAAATGAGTAGATAATTCATTAAAGGGATAATTATGCAAAATAGTGAAGTATACGTAACTCAAAGTGATTCTTTCAGGCAAGCAGTAAGAAATAATAATATAGAAGAGGTAAAAGAATTTATAAATAAAGGTGCGAGTGTCAATGAAGGAATAGGGAATGGGATGCCAGTTTTACATATAGCATCCTATTTGGGACACCTACCAATGATAGAATTACTATTAGATAATAGTGCTAGTATCGATGCTAAATGTCAAGATGGGAAAACTGCTGTACACTGGGCTATTCAAGCTGTTAGAAGAGATAAGAGAACAAATAATATAGAAGTAATAAAATTGCTGTTAAATAAAGGTGCAAGTATAGATATTAGAGATGATAGCGGTAGAACGCCTTTTCATTATTGTATTCTGTATAAAAATATAGAAGGGATGAGGCTTTTATTTAAAAAAGAATTTGACCTAACTGTTGCAGGTGAAAATGGAATGGTTCCCTTACATTATGCTATTCGCTCTAACAACAAAAAAGCAGTACAGTTTTTATTGAGTGAAGGTGCTAACATACATGCCATAGATAAAGATGGTAAGACAGCTTTGCATTATGCTGCTTGGAATGGTGATGTAAAAAATATTGAACTGTTAATAGATAATGGAGCTAATGTAAATGCTATAGATAAAGAAGGCAAGACAGCTTTGCATTATTCTACTTCGAGAGGTGATATAGAAAATGTTGAATTATTATTAGATAAAGGCGCTAAAATAGATGCTAGAGATATTAATGATACGCCTTTACATATAGCAATTAGAGAAAACCATAGGGAAGGTTTAAGATTATTAATAGATAAAGAGGTGAATTTAAATGCTAGAGCTAAGTATATAAATTTATCTTTAAAATTTGCTTTTCAATATTATTCACACAACCGAAAGGAGATAATAAATATGTTAGTTGCAAAGGGAGAAGAATTAATTACTAAAGTTAAGCAAAAAGTTTCTGAAGATTTATATAAAGAGCTTCAAGAAGTGGATCTAGAATATACAACAGGAAAAGAAGCATATAATGTCTTTAATAGTTTACTAGCCTTTATTCCCGCTAATACTTGGAGAAATACACTTTGGAGAAAGAATGTTATTGATAAAATAGCAAATTATATGACAAGTGAAGAAATAAGCCAAAGTGTAAGTAAAGATCTTGCTGAGGCAATATTAGCTGTATACGATAATCGTCAAGCATCTAATAAGGCTGTATGTACTATAAAAGATATCATTCAACCAGGGGCTAAAGCAAATTTACGCACTATCCTAACTAAGGGTGCCCACATGACGTATCTTCAAAAATATATCGAAGAATCAGATATGAGAGAAATTAATAGATAGTTAACTAAAAGGAAAATTATGCCTCATCCTTCAATACGTATATATAAAGAAGCATCTTTAGATATAGCTGCTAAAAAAGCTGGTATAAAAAAAATAAAATTATTTCTAAGTAGAGGTGGTGATGTAAATGCTAAAGCCAAAGATGGCAAGACACTTTTACATTATGCTCTTATTAATAATCAGATAGGTGCAGTAAAATTCTTGGTAAGTAAAGGGGCTGATATAAATGCCCAAGATAAAAACGGAAGAGTGCCTTTACATTATGCTGCTATAAATCAAAATGTAAAAGCTATGGAATTCCTGTTAGATCACGGTGCTAATGTAAATGCCATAAATATAGATAAAGAGACAATTTTACATATTGTAGCTGGAAATAATGATCCAGAAGCCATGAAATTACTGGTAAGTAAAGGGGCTGATGTAAACATTATAAATATATATAAAGAATCTCCATTGCATATTGCTGTTAGTAAAAATAATATAAAAGCAGTAGAATTATTATTAAATAGTAATGCTAATGCAAATGTTTTAAATAAAGATCAAAAAACTCCTCTACATATTGCTGCTAAGAAGAATTTTATAAAGCTAATAAAATTATTGCTAAATAAAGATGCCCATGTGAATTGTATAGATAGCTATGGCAGAACGCCTTTATATATCGCGGCTTCATATAAAAAAGAAAATATCATGAAAATATTAGTTCAAAATGGCGCAGAATTAACTCCTGAAATTAAGCAAATGATTTTTGAAGGTATGAGCAAGGATTTTAGTAAAGAACTTGAAGAATCAGCTATAGAATATAAAAAAGACCAAGCTTTTAAAAGTGCTTATGATGCTTTTAATAAATTACTGATATTAGTACCAGCTGCTATTACTAAGCAGGGCTATTTTTTAGGAATGAACGTTCTAGGTAAAATAGCAGATTATCTTACTAGTCCTTAC
Encoded here:
- the hisC2 gene encoding Histidinol-phosphate aminotransferase 2, with protein sequence MGIKLYKELTPVISHYLLGITELKLYDPEIIRLYSNESPLGPSVQAIEAYTKSSAQIHLYPDNLSSTLRNAIAKAHGLVAEYVICGAGITELLELIVKCFAGPGDEVLYSQYGFLLYPIVALKVGAIPITAPEINLKTDVNSILSYTTQNTKIVIIANPNNPTGSYLTTEEMLYLRKNLPENVLLIIDNAYSEYVEKEDFSDAIELVKQNPTNTIMLRSFSKIYGLAGLRLGWAYCDNSIIETLNTMKNPYSISNSAAESGIAALKDLAHIEASFNHNATYLSWITEQLQSIGLKVHPSVANFVLVEFPLDPKKNAEQADNYLKSNGIMVRSLERYALNHCIRLSIGKKEELEKVAQVLKEFMSF
- the xerD_1 gene encoding Tyrosine recombinase XerD — encoded protein: MDQYSMESEVQDLYLKWCNYLRDERVYSRHTLKAYSNDLVCFLVFLNTHFNSVITIENLQAITVSDVRSFLAMRRKDNHSTSSLARNLASIRSFFKYLYKNKLLDNEIMFNMRTPKRSAPLPRALTQDQMKNILNFVGEDDGTWIIKRDLALLILIYGCGLRIAEALSVTKKQLYNDNLIIKGKRERERIIPMLSIVKESIEEYLKFCPYQIEEEDKIFRGLQGKTLNPGVFQRYIRQVRNQMNLPENMTPHSFRHSFASHLLAKGADLKSIQELLGHSSLSTTQRYTSVDSERLMTLYNKFHPRALKN
- a CDS encoding Ankyrin repeat protein, producing MQNSEVYVTQSDSFRQAVRNNNIEEVKEFINKGASVNEGIGNGMPVLHIASYLGHLPMIELLLDNSASIDAKCQDGKTAVHWAIQAVRRDKRTNNIEVIKLLLNKGASIDIRDDSGRTPFHYCILYKNIEGMRLLFKKEFDLTVAGENGMVPLHYAIRSNNKKAVQFLLSEGANIHAIDKDGKTALHYAAWNGDVKNIELLIDNGANVNAIDKEGKTALHYSTSRGDIENVELLLDKGAKIDARDINDTPLHIAIRENHREGLRLLIDKEVNLNARAKYINLSLKFAFQYYSHNRKEIINMLVAKGEELITKVKQKVSEDLYKELQEVDLEYTTGKEAYNVFNSLLAFIPANTWRNTLWRKNVIDKIANYMTSEEISQSVSKDLAEAILAVYDNRQASNKAVCTIKDIIQPGAKANLRTILTKGAHMTYLQKYIEESDMREINR
- a CDS encoding Transposase; the encoded protein is MAYSLDLRKKVIHYVNKGYTREEAARIFGIGERTIYRWLSRSKSGNLAATRAAKPWKKLDPIKLLNEVSKNSNWLLSDFAKVFNVSTAAICLAFKTLGITRKKRPHSIVNGMKQNGNYFWQLSQTIKRKI
- a CDS encoding Ankyrin repeat protein, with the protein product MPHPSIRIYKEASLDIAAKKAGIKKIKLFLSRGGDVNAKAKDGKTLLHYALINNQIGAVKFLVSKGADINAQDKNGRVPLHYAAINQNVKAMEFLLDHGANVNAINIDKETILHIVAGNNDPEAMKLLVSKGADVNIINIYKESPLHIAVSKNNIKAVELLLNSNANANVLNKDQKTPLHIAAKKNFIKLIKLLLNKDAHVNCIDSYGRTPLYIAASYKKENIMKILVQNGAELTPEIKQMIFEGMSKDFSKELEESAIEYKKDQAFKSAYDAFNKLLILVPAAITKQGYFLGMNVLGKIADYLTSPYVSESASQDIANTAQNIYRVRQASDNHSTTIQAILQKENLSTILGKEKQKTYLEQYLQESRTLKVNR
- a CDS encoding lipoprotein chaperone; translated protein: MNRFILIFTYIISSYIFYIPVSLAANQTNGITFTQNNDILKRAALYLNSLTTLVADFHQVSPNGEISNGKFFLSRPGKLRIQYNPPVPIVMTINGSLISYYDYELDQLSHSTAHDNLASFLTRKNISFFSSDIKVKMVDKSKGLIRIKLTKANKSKDGELTLIFNDYPFTLKKLDITDAEGNTTSVSLSNTNFGTKIDSKLFVLTKKAKY
- a CDS encoding Integrase core domain protein, translating into MGQILHGCATTTHAIRKELQRSQATIKELSEQYNINPKTVIKWRQRKEEGVEDRSNAPKKATTILKPEDEALIIAFRKSTQLPLDDCFDALIKEIPYLTRSNLYRCLKRYGLSCLPKEDNIKEKKKFKAYEIGFMHLDITEVRIGEGKFYIFVAICRVSKFAYVELHNNSNGDTTVNFLDNLVSSCPFKIHTILTDNGVQFAYNGLARYRAPKARHRFDLKCKDYGIRHRTTRPYSPSTNGQVERMNRTIKEATTKKYHYTSREELDSHLQAFVMAYNYAKRLSSIARKTPFEMILTCYTQNANNFRINPNHQLLKPYT